AGAAATATATGAAGCAGTAAAAGAATTCAAAAAAGTGCTATTTTCCAAAAGCACAGAAAAATTACATAATTGGATAAAAAATATGAAAAAAGTTCTATTCAAGGGATACAGTGTTTCATAAATGGAATAAAACTAGACATAGTAGCAGTAGAAAACGCAATAAAATATGAATATAGTAATGGCTTAGCAGAGGGAAAAATAAACAAAATAAAATTAATAAAAAGAATGATGTATGGAAGATGTAAATTTGAAACATTAAAAAATAAAATTCTGTTGATTGAACATAATTAAACTAATCTAAGCATAATCACAGTTTATTCAAGTAACTTTGGAAAGAACCACTATTCACTTGACAAATACATCTCTTGACTTTTTAGAGAATACACCCTATATTAATATTAAAATATATACCTAAAGATACTTAAACCAATATAATAATAATAATAATAATAATAATAATAATAATAATAATAATATAATTATTAATTATTCTATACTAATTATAAGAGGGGTATAAATAATGAAAAAAATTTTATACATAAATTACTTATCCGAACATATAAATTATTTAACTAAAGAAATAATAAAATCTTTTATAAAGAAAAGAATACAACATAATGTACTTGTTTTTGATTCTATTGAAAAAAAAACTTTACCATTTAAAAAAAATTATTTAGAAATAGCAACTGTTTTTGATATAAATTATTTTAAAACAAAAAGTTTGAGAAAAATACTTACTAATTTATCGCCTGATTTAATAATAATGTATGATGATGCATTTTTGATGAATTCTAAAATAATAACTACTGCTAGAAAATTAAATATAAAAACTTTATATATTCAACATGGAATATATCCTTCTGGTAAGATAGGTAAAACCTCAAAATATATTATAAAGTCATTTAAAGATAAATTTTTAAGATATAAAGAATATTTTAAATTTTATTTTAATAATGTATCTTTTAAAGAATTATTAAAAAATAGATCTTTAAATCGAATATTAAAGATGTTTTTTTCTACTGAAAGCATTACTCCTAGTATAATAAGCGAAGAGACACATGCAGATTATGGGGCTGTTTTTGGAAAATTTTATAAGAATCTTATTGTTTCTAAAAAAGGATACGACTCTTCTAAAGTAAGAATCGTTGGAAATCCAGATAATAAAAAGATAAATATTTTTTATAATGAAAAATCACAAAATATTTTATATTTACATCAACCTCTAGTAGAGGCAAATATTATAGACAAAAATGAATTTATCCATATGGCAAAATATATGATTAAATTTGTAACAAACAATAAGAAAAATCTTCTTATAAAGCCACATCCAAGCTCGGATATAAAAAGCCTTAAAGAAATTTTTAATACAAGAAATATTGTATTTATTGATAGTTTAGAAGAAATTTCTGATATAGATATATATGTTGTATTTTCCCATTTTAGTACTTTAATGTTTTATTTTGTACTAAAAAAAATACCTGTTTTTTCTTTATATTTAGATTCATTAAATAAATTTTATAATATGGAAGAATTAAATATAATACGAAAGGTTATACCAAAAGATATAGAAAATTTAAATTATAAATATTTTGATGAACAATATTTAGAAAACTTGAAAAATCAATTATTATATTATATAAATTATGAGAAGAATTTTTATGAAGAAATAAATAAATTTATAATTAATATAATGAATTTACCAGTTTAAAATTAATGATAAAACTAGGGAAAAATATAAGAATAATAAAAATATTTGAATACATAGAATTATTCTATAACAGCAGAAAAAGAATACAT
This Marinitoga sp. 1197 DNA region includes the following protein-coding sequences:
- a CDS encoding ISL3 family transposase, whose product is MDKKYEKSSIQGIQCFINGIKLDIVAVENAIKYEYSNGLAEGKINKIKLIKRMMYGRCKFETLKNKILLIEHN
- a CDS encoding polysialyltransferase family glycosyltransferase, with the protein product MKKILYINYLSEHINYLTKEIIKSFIKKRIQHNVLVFDSIEKKTLPFKKNYLEIATVFDINYFKTKSLRKILTNLSPDLIIMYDDAFLMNSKIITTARKLNIKTLYIQHGIYPSGKIGKTSKYIIKSFKDKFLRYKEYFKFYFNNVSFKELLKNRSLNRILKMFFSTESITPSIISEETHADYGAVFGKFYKNLIVSKKGYDSSKVRIVGNPDNKKINIFYNEKSQNILYLHQPLVEANIIDKNEFIHMAKYMIKFVTNNKKNLLIKPHPSSDIKSLKEIFNTRNIVFIDSLEEISDIDIYVVFSHFSTLMFYFVLKKIPVFSLYLDSLNKFYNMEELNIIRKVIPKDIENLNYKYFDEQYLENLKNQLLYYINYEKNFYEEINKFIINIMNLPV